The following proteins are encoded in a genomic region of Acidimicrobiales bacterium:
- the treZ gene encoding malto-oligosyltrehalose trehalohydrolase, with amino-acid sequence MGRLTVWAPRASRVRLWSRQPEEADAAVEEMVRGDRGWWWIETRSVAGGRDYGFLLDDGEGVLPDPRARWQPQGVEGPSRFWRDEAPWSDEGWNGRDLAGAVFYELHVGTFSAEGTFDGVVGHLDHLVELGVTHVELLPVNDFNGSWNWGYDGALWYAVHEAYGGPDGLHRLVDACHRRGLAVVLDVVYNHLSSDGNVLPRFGPYLKSGANTWGEHVNLDETGAEEVRAYILDNACSWLTDFHIDGLRLDAVHALSDSSPRHVLAELSERVGALEHVLGRRLLLIAESDLNDPITWTPVADGGWGLDAQWDDDVHHCLHALLTGERQGYYVDFGSIGALAKVLRHAFFHDGTYSAFRGRVHGRQVSPATTGRHLLGYLQDHDQVGNRAGGDRLSALTSRSLLEVGMVLLLASPFVPMLFMGEEWGASSPWPFFTSHPDAALGEEVRDGRIAEFAAHGWDVETMPDPQDPATFAHAKLDWGELLEEGHLACLSRYRELLRLRREHPELQEGQLDNVVVTYDEEQRWIAVRREGFDVLANFSDEEQEIPTLATEIVLATGAVSLRQGHLRVAARSAVIGRRRDR; translated from the coding sequence ATGGGTCGCCTGACGGTCTGGGCGCCGCGAGCGAGCCGCGTCCGACTCTGGAGCCGCCAGCCTGAGGAGGCCGATGCAGCGGTCGAAGAGATGGTCCGAGGTGACCGCGGTTGGTGGTGGATCGAGACACGTTCGGTCGCCGGTGGGCGCGACTATGGCTTTCTCCTCGACGACGGCGAGGGGGTTCTCCCCGACCCGCGCGCTCGTTGGCAGCCGCAAGGCGTGGAGGGCCCGAGCCGCTTCTGGCGCGACGAGGCACCGTGGTCCGACGAGGGGTGGAACGGGCGCGACCTCGCCGGAGCCGTCTTCTATGAGCTGCACGTCGGAACCTTCAGCGCCGAAGGAACCTTCGACGGCGTGGTCGGCCACCTCGATCACCTCGTCGAGCTCGGCGTCACCCACGTCGAGCTGCTGCCGGTCAACGACTTCAACGGATCCTGGAACTGGGGCTACGACGGGGCCCTCTGGTACGCAGTGCACGAGGCCTACGGCGGACCGGACGGGTTGCATCGCCTCGTCGACGCATGTCACCGGCGGGGGCTCGCGGTGGTCCTCGATGTCGTCTACAACCACCTCTCGAGCGACGGCAATGTCCTCCCCCGGTTCGGGCCGTACCTCAAGTCCGGCGCGAACACCTGGGGCGAGCACGTCAACCTCGACGAGACGGGTGCTGAGGAGGTGCGGGCGTACATCCTCGACAACGCCTGCAGCTGGTTGACCGATTTCCACATTGACGGTCTGCGTCTCGACGCGGTGCACGCGCTCTCCGACTCCTCACCGCGCCACGTCCTTGCCGAGCTCTCCGAGCGCGTCGGCGCCCTCGAGCACGTGCTCGGCCGGCGTCTGCTGCTCATCGCGGAATCCGATCTCAACGATCCGATCACCTGGACGCCGGTCGCCGACGGTGGCTGGGGTCTCGACGCGCAATGGGACGACGACGTCCATCACTGCCTGCACGCCCTCCTCACCGGCGAGCGGCAGGGGTATTACGTCGACTTCGGCAGCATCGGCGCGTTGGCCAAGGTGCTCCGGCACGCCTTCTTCCACGATGGGACGTATTCGGCATTCCGCGGCCGAGTGCATGGTCGACAGGTAAGTCCGGCGACCACGGGGCGTCATCTGCTCGGCTACTTGCAGGACCACGACCAGGTCGGGAACCGCGCCGGCGGGGATCGGCTCAGCGCGCTCACGAGCCGCTCGCTGCTCGAGGTGGGAATGGTGCTCCTGCTCGCGTCGCCCTTTGTGCCGATGCTGTTCATGGGCGAGGAGTGGGGCGCCTCGTCTCCGTGGCCGTTCTTCACGTCGCATCCCGATGCTGCCCTCGGGGAGGAGGTGCGCGACGGTCGCATCGCGGAGTTCGCGGCGCATGGCTGGGACGTTGAGACGATGCCCGACCCGCAGGACCCAGCGACCTTCGCGCACGCCAAGCTCGACTGGGGAGAGCTGCTCGAGGAAGGTCATCTGGCGTGTTTGTCGCGCTACCGCGAGCTCCTGCGCCTGCGTCGCGAACACCCGGAGCTCCAAGAGGGGCAGCTCGACAACGTGGTTGTCACCTACGACGAGGAACAGCGGTGGATCGCAGTGCGGCGAGAAGGCTTCGACGTGCTGGCCAACTTCTCCGATGAGGAACAGGAGATTCCTACGCTCGCCACCGAGATCGTTCTCGCGACAGGTGCCGTCAGCCTGCGACAGGGTCATCTCCGGGTTGCGGCACGCTCCGCCGTGATCGGGCGGCGCCGGGATCGTTGA
- a CDS encoding extracellular solute-binding protein, which translates to MKSSRRSAHPRILNGRHAAVAAAAGLVAVTALVQAAGASPVAPEAKRAPVSGSVTVYAALTAQGGQGFTSAFESAYPGVTVNMVTGGTGALATQLAAQQQSGHVRADVVLFADPTDMDSLVSEGILSTWKPSLAGRAIPAGYTGKGWVGAFTFEMMMLEHPGMANPPLEWPALTSSALQGQLAIGSASYSGTTFGWATELHTLFGWKYFQSLKAGGVRVEQSTTTVGTDVASGKDLVGVTLDSVARSIIAQGGNVQMVWPNDGAVPIPATVGITKDSGNTAAAKAFVTWLLSRSGQVEAAKLGYDAAYFGATPAHPMPKHEKQLNINWSRITADKTSILDSFAGIFG; encoded by the coding sequence ATGAAATCGTCACGCAGGTCCGCTCATCCCCGAATCCTGAATGGCCGTCACGCGGCCGTCGCCGCCGCGGCCGGCCTCGTAGCCGTCACGGCCCTCGTCCAAGCCGCCGGCGCCTCCCCGGTCGCCCCCGAGGCGAAGCGCGCGCCCGTCTCCGGATCGGTCACCGTCTACGCCGCGCTCACTGCACAGGGCGGCCAGGGCTTTACGAGTGCTTTTGAGTCGGCCTACCCCGGCGTGACGGTGAACATGGTCACCGGCGGGACGGGCGCCCTTGCCACCCAGCTCGCCGCGCAACAGCAGAGCGGCCACGTGCGGGCCGACGTCGTGCTCTTTGCCGACCCGACGGACATGGACTCCCTCGTCTCCGAAGGGATCCTCTCCACCTGGAAGCCCTCGCTCGCGGGGCGGGCGATTCCCGCCGGATACACCGGCAAGGGCTGGGTCGGTGCCTTCACGTTCGAGATGATGATGCTGGAGCATCCCGGGATGGCCAACCCGCCGCTCGAGTGGCCGGCGCTCACCAGCTCCGCCCTCCAGGGACAGCTAGCCATCGGGAGCGCGAGTTACTCAGGGACGACCTTTGGGTGGGCGACCGAGCTGCACACGCTGTTCGGATGGAAGTACTTCCAATCCCTGAAGGCCGGCGGCGTGCGCGTCGAACAGTCAACGACAACGGTCGGCACCGACGTCGCGAGCGGCAAGGACCTCGTGGGGGTAACCCTCGACAGCGTCGCGCGCAGCATCATTGCCCAGGGCGGGAATGTCCAGATGGTCTGGCCGAACGACGGCGCGGTGCCGATCCCGGCCACGGTCGGAATCACCAAAGACAGCGGCAACACAGCGGCAGCGAAGGCGTTCGTCACCTGGCTGCTCTCGCGCAGCGGCCAGGTAGAAGCGGCCAAGCTTGGCTACGACGCCGCCTACTTCGGCGCGACCCCCGCGCACCCGATGCCCAAGCACGAGAAGCAGCTCAACATCAACTGGAGCCGGATCACCGCCGACAAGACGTCAATCCTCGACAGCTTTGCGGGAATCTTTGGTTGA
- the treY gene encoding malto-oligosyltrehalose synthase, producing MTGCASSGRGDNGPVSPDGPASTYRLQLNGEFTLRDAADAVPYLAKLGIGALYLSPILQAAEGSGHGYDVVDHSRVDRARGGQLGFEQLRQAALEAHLGIVLDIVPNHMSVDPPQENGWWWALLRDGPDGEAARWFDVDFAARNGKVSIPALSDKVAVSELGVEGDVLVYGERKYPLAAPVRMDEPLRTLLQAQHYELLPDRAADSELNFRRFFAVSKLAGIRVEDESVFDASHRLVLELARMPGVVGLRVDHPDGLTDPDRYLERLRAAAPSQWIVVEKILGQGEVFPHRWPVAGTTGYDALREVNGVMIDPSAEAVVDRCYREVTGDDRSWTDHVEAGKRHVATTILSSEVRRLARLVPEERCAADALVEVAVAFPHYRSYLPAGRSDLDDALAAAEARRPQLADAVRHLASRLHDPADELAVRFQQLTVAVTAKGVEDTAFYRYSRCIALNEVGSDPGVFGLALDDFHVAMARRQHRHPDGMTTLSTHDTKRGEDVRARLAVLAELPLEFAELAVSLLDRAPVPNRSFGYLLCQTAVAVMPIGRNRLHAYAEKAMREASIDTSWRRPDLGYERRVHEAVDQLYDDEAVVSAVRRFTRRISAAGWSNACSQKLVQLTMPGVPDCYQGTELLGASLVDPDNRTPVDFALRERMLEDLAHAPRPPRGGRRLKLWLTHRCLIARRDHSDLFTSYRPLPTGGEAAAHLIAFDRGGALTLATRLPVALAERGGWGASWVDLPDEPLREVLSGTVHRGRTAVDVLLGGQPCALLVPEAAWVA from the coding sequence GTGACCGGATGTGCCTCGAGCGGACGTGGGGACAACGGGCCGGTCTCGCCTGACGGTCCAGCGTCGACGTACCGACTGCAGCTGAACGGAGAATTCACGCTCCGGGACGCGGCCGACGCCGTGCCCTATCTCGCCAAACTCGGCATCGGCGCGTTGTACCTCTCCCCGATTCTGCAGGCGGCCGAGGGCTCAGGGCATGGGTACGACGTGGTCGACCACTCGCGAGTGGACCGCGCGCGCGGCGGTCAGCTCGGCTTCGAGCAGCTTCGCCAGGCCGCGCTCGAGGCGCACCTCGGCATCGTGCTCGACATTGTGCCGAACCACATGAGCGTGGATCCACCGCAGGAGAACGGTTGGTGGTGGGCCCTGCTGCGCGATGGCCCGGACGGGGAGGCGGCGCGATGGTTCGACGTCGACTTCGCTGCGAGGAACGGCAAGGTGAGCATCCCGGCACTCTCCGACAAGGTGGCCGTGTCCGAGCTCGGCGTCGAAGGAGACGTACTCGTGTACGGCGAGCGCAAGTATCCGCTCGCGGCTCCGGTCCGGATGGACGAACCGTTACGCACGCTGCTCCAAGCGCAGCACTACGAGCTGCTGCCCGATCGCGCGGCGGACAGCGAGCTCAATTTTCGACGGTTCTTCGCGGTGAGCAAGCTCGCCGGAATCCGGGTGGAGGACGAGTCGGTCTTCGACGCGAGCCATCGCCTCGTCCTCGAGCTCGCGCGCATGCCGGGGGTCGTCGGGCTTCGAGTCGACCACCCGGACGGCCTCACGGATCCCGACCGCTACCTCGAGCGGCTGCGTGCCGCAGCGCCGAGCCAATGGATCGTCGTCGAGAAGATCCTGGGGCAGGGCGAGGTGTTCCCGCACCGCTGGCCGGTCGCTGGCACCACGGGCTACGACGCGCTCCGCGAGGTCAACGGCGTCATGATCGATCCCTCCGCCGAGGCTGTCGTCGATCGCTGCTACCGCGAGGTGACGGGGGACGACCGGAGCTGGACGGACCACGTCGAGGCCGGCAAGCGCCACGTCGCGACGACGATCCTCTCCTCGGAGGTGCGTCGCCTGGCGCGGCTTGTCCCCGAGGAGCGCTGTGCCGCTGACGCCCTCGTCGAAGTCGCCGTTGCCTTCCCGCATTACCGCTCGTACCTGCCTGCCGGGCGCAGCGACCTCGACGATGCCCTCGCGGCCGCGGAGGCCCGACGTCCTCAGCTCGCGGACGCCGTGCGCCACCTTGCAAGCCGCCTGCACGATCCGGCCGACGAGCTGGCCGTCCGTTTTCAGCAGCTCACCGTGGCCGTGACCGCGAAGGGGGTGGAGGACACCGCCTTCTACCGCTACTCGCGCTGCATCGCCCTGAACGAGGTCGGCAGCGATCCCGGCGTGTTCGGCCTCGCTCTCGATGACTTCCATGTGGCGATGGCTCGTCGGCAGCATCGCCATCCCGACGGCATGACCACGCTTTCCACCCACGACACCAAGCGCGGTGAGGACGTGCGCGCCCGCCTCGCCGTGCTCGCCGAGCTCCCCCTCGAATTTGCCGAGCTCGCCGTGTCACTGTTGGACCGCGCCCCGGTGCCGAACCGGAGCTTCGGCTATCTGCTCTGTCAGACTGCTGTCGCGGTGATGCCGATCGGGCGCAACCGGTTGCACGCCTACGCCGAGAAGGCGATGCGCGAGGCCTCCATCGACACCAGCTGGCGCCGCCCCGACCTGGGCTACGAGCGGCGGGTGCACGAGGCCGTCGACCAGCTCTACGACGACGAGGCCGTGGTGTCGGCTGTGCGCCGTTTCACGCGCCGGATCTCGGCTGCCGGCTGGTCGAACGCTTGCAGCCAGAAGCTGGTGCAGCTCACGATGCCGGGTGTGCCCGACTGCTACCAGGGGACGGAGCTGCTCGGCGCCTCGCTCGTCGACCCCGACAACCGCACACCGGTTGACTTCGCGCTGCGCGAAAGGATGCTGGAAGACCTCGCCCACGCCCCGAGGCCGCCGCGGGGCGGGAGGCGCCTCAAGCTCTGGCTGACGCATCGGTGCCTGATCGCCCGTCGCGATCACTCCGACCTCTTTACGAGCTACCGCCCCCTTCCCACCGGAGGGGAGGCCGCCGCGCACCTCATCGCATTCGACAGGGGAGGGGCACTCACGCTCGCGACCAGGCTCCCGGTCGCGCTCGCTGAGCGCGGTGGTTGGGGGGCGAGCTGGGTCGACCTGCCGGACGAACCACTGCGGGAGGTGCTGAGCGGCACCGTCCACCGGGGACGCACCGCCGTTGACGTGCTGCTCGGCGGCCAACCCTGTGCCCTACTCGTGCCCGAGGCCGCATGGGTCGCCTGA
- a CDS encoding GGDEF domain-containing protein: MSAFADETRAVQGGIEFITEAFEAEVGALIDRGRVLAARGFPADRTPNEMLVESARGDRDTVEIPGVGHCAVLCVPINFSRGSGDLLVGRSGSPFSREESSLLRAMARVLSLTLHNLRVVASLRARQELLERLVAIQRSISTREPVTGILDAITESTSALLGGELVTIHFRETDDPGTLTAVSTYGVPESRGESLAQRIVGEGAVGRAVAENSLVVIEDYQSNPDAVHESLAFGVQAAMAAPVHDHGETVGGMTTSSLAAGRQYSMTERELLLSFAELASLALTDARTVDALHWAVDDALHRALHDPLTGLANRTRLLDRLDNAFELRQHDEYEVSVLYVDLDDFKTINDQFGHSTGDRVLVAAAEQLLASVGEHDTVARIGGDEFAVLIESLGDPAVANRTAERILNLISARSGIGSTGVSANASIGIAFSSAETRSPEEVLRNADIAMYQAKGAGKGRAVTFEAAMYEDLLGRIELEADLRRAVENDELEIYFQPIVSLEDQRIVGAETLARWQHPTRGWVTPLTFIPLAETTGLILPLGSQILQKACIWFGNWQAAHPQAPRLGLSVNVSAWQIQRPEFADEVVKAIAGTGVAPSTLILEITESVLMQDVDSTLTRLHELNGMGLRLAIDDFGTGFSALSYLRRFPVDFLKIDQSFVAALRSGEQTIRQLTEAILVLGSSLGIECIAEGVEDAAELNALRDLGCRWGQGWYLGAPMPPDEFGEYLASYPLGAMPDPVPRRATRGLQDQQGRA; encoded by the coding sequence GTGTCAGCGTTCGCCGACGAGACGAGAGCGGTCCAGGGCGGCATCGAGTTCATCACGGAGGCCTTCGAGGCCGAGGTGGGCGCCCTGATCGACCGCGGCCGGGTGCTCGCGGCGCGCGGGTTCCCGGCCGACCGCACGCCCAACGAGATGCTCGTCGAGTCGGCGCGGGGCGACCGCGACACCGTCGAGATACCAGGGGTGGGGCATTGCGCGGTGCTCTGCGTCCCGATCAATTTCTCGAGAGGCTCGGGGGACCTGCTGGTCGGGCGTTCCGGATCGCCCTTCAGCCGCGAGGAGTCGAGCCTGCTGCGGGCGATGGCGCGGGTGTTGTCGCTCACCCTGCACAACCTGCGCGTCGTCGCCTCGCTGCGAGCGCGCCAGGAGCTGCTCGAACGGCTCGTCGCCATTCAGCGGTCGATCTCGACCCGCGAGCCGGTCACGGGGATCCTCGACGCGATCACCGAGAGCACCTCCGCGTTGCTCGGCGGGGAACTGGTGACGATCCACTTCCGCGAGACCGACGATCCGGGAACGTTGACCGCGGTCTCCACCTATGGGGTTCCGGAGTCGCGAGGCGAGTCGCTGGCGCAGAGGATCGTGGGCGAGGGAGCCGTCGGGCGCGCCGTTGCCGAGAACAGCTTGGTGGTGATCGAGGACTACCAGAGCAATCCGGACGCGGTCCACGAGTCCCTCGCTTTTGGCGTCCAGGCCGCGATGGCGGCGCCGGTGCACGATCACGGCGAGACGGTGGGCGGCATGACGACCTCGTCGCTCGCGGCCGGCCGGCAGTACTCGATGACCGAGCGCGAGCTCCTGCTCTCCTTCGCGGAGCTCGCGAGCCTCGCACTCACGGACGCGAGGACGGTCGACGCGCTCCACTGGGCCGTCGATGATGCCCTCCACCGGGCGCTGCACGATCCGCTCACCGGCCTCGCCAACCGCACGCGCCTCCTCGACCGTCTGGATAACGCCTTCGAGCTCCGCCAGCACGACGAATACGAAGTCTCGGTCCTCTACGTGGATCTCGACGACTTCAAGACGATCAATGACCAATTCGGGCACTCGACGGGCGACCGCGTCCTTGTCGCCGCAGCCGAACAGCTCCTTGCCTCGGTCGGCGAGCACGACACGGTCGCGCGGATCGGCGGTGACGAATTCGCCGTCCTCATCGAGAGCCTCGGGGACCCTGCGGTCGCAAACCGCACCGCAGAACGGATCCTCAACCTGATCAGCGCGCGCAGCGGCATCGGCTCGACCGGTGTGTCGGCCAACGCGAGCATCGGCATCGCTTTCTCGAGCGCCGAGACGCGCTCTCCCGAAGAGGTGCTCCGCAATGCGGACATCGCGATGTACCAGGCCAAGGGGGCCGGCAAGGGCCGTGCGGTCACCTTCGAGGCGGCGATGTATGAGGACCTCCTCGGGCGGATCGAGCTCGAGGCGGATCTCCGTCGGGCAGTCGAGAACGACGAGCTCGAGATCTATTTCCAGCCGATCGTCTCGCTCGAGGACCAGCGCATCGTGGGCGCCGAGACCCTCGCGCGCTGGCAGCACCCGACCCGCGGTTGGGTCACCCCGCTGACGTTCATCCCGCTCGCGGAGACGACCGGGCTGATCCTCCCACTGGGCAGCCAGATCCTGCAGAAGGCCTGCATCTGGTTCGGCAATTGGCAAGCGGCACACCCACAGGCCCCGCGCCTCGGGTTGAGCGTCAACGTCTCGGCATGGCAGATCCAGCGCCCCGAGTTCGCCGACGAGGTCGTGAAGGCGATCGCCGGCACCGGTGTGGCGCCCAGCACCCTGATCCTCGAGATCACCGAAAGCGTGCTCATGCAGGACGTCGACTCGACCCTGACTCGACTTCACGAGCTCAACGGCATGGGACTGCGCCTTGCCATCGACGACTTCGGAACGGGCTTCTCGGCTTTGAGCTACCTGCGACGCTTCCCGGTGGACTTCTTGAAGATCGACCAATCCTTCGTCGCTGCACTCCGCTCGGGTGAGCAGACGATCAGGCAGCTCACCGAGGCGATCCTCGTGCTGGGCTCGTCTCTCGGGATCGAGTGCATCGCCGAGGGCGTGGAAGACGCCGCCGAGCTCAACGCCCTACGCGATCTCGGGTGCAGATGGGGGCAGGGCTGGTATCTCGGCGCCCCTATGCCGCCCGACGAGTTCGGCGAGTACCTCGCCAGCTATCCCCTGGGCGCGATGCCCGATCCGGTGCCCCGGCGCGCGACCCGGGGCCTGCAGGACCAGCAAGGCAGAGCCTGA
- a CDS encoding helix-turn-helix transcriptional regulator: MEQYRTFEEFDKTLEDDPRTFREYATANLAARLGYVIRVARLHFGHRTQSDMAAMMRTTQSGIARLEGGANVPTVETLARVSEALGQYLVIGVLDEGEVKEAGLFDKLGSGRVVLIASNHVDSVVTDVDSSEVEGIGLAQRFFGRPRGETPAEHERRELAGGNA; this comes from the coding sequence ATGGAGCAGTACCGCACGTTTGAGGAATTCGACAAGACGCTGGAGGACGACCCCCGGACGTTTCGTGAGTACGCCACGGCGAACCTGGCGGCACGTCTCGGATACGTCATTCGAGTGGCGCGGCTCCACTTCGGGCACCGGACCCAAAGCGACATGGCGGCGATGATGCGCACCACTCAGTCTGGAATTGCCCGGCTCGAGGGAGGGGCGAACGTCCCGACAGTGGAGACGCTTGCCCGAGTCTCGGAAGCCCTCGGGCAGTACCTCGTTATCGGCGTTCTTGATGAGGGCGAGGTAAAGGAGGCTGGGCTGTTCGACAAGCTCGGTAGCGGCCGGGTCGTCCTCATCGCCTCCAACCACGTCGACAGCGTCGTGACGGACGTCGACTCCTCGGAAGTCGAAGGGATTGGCTTGGCGCAGCGATTCTTCGGGCGCCCTCGGGGTGAGACCCCGGCCGAGCATGAGCGGCGTGAACTAGCCGGAGGTAATGCCTGA
- a CDS encoding ABC transporter ATP-binding protein — translation MSLAYRDHTVLEGVDLEIRPGEIVAIVGPSGSGKSSLLRTIAGFLEPLDGVVRINGGVVAASGVNIPPERRRIGFVFQHYALWPHMTVRENVAYPWKTRGVRTEERARRAEQLLARMGLDGFGDRSPTTLSGGQQQRVALARGLAGDPRLLLLDEPLSSVDAARRDELQTLIIDAARAQQLTTVVTTHDQREATTLADRVVVLSAGRIAQFATPVELYQHPANAFVARFMGALNVFEATVVDRGNGWLRVTLRDGATEVLAHAGAAGSEAHDETSVAGDRVVLVARPESIRLVAAGAGDQDGTVVRSALVDGRSEVRVEVGSALLHVFETGLPQRETGERAGVVLEHCLVLRGEGARTSG, via the coding sequence GTGTCCCTCGCCTATCGGGACCACACGGTCCTCGAGGGAGTCGATCTCGAGATCCGTCCCGGCGAGATCGTCGCCATCGTCGGACCCTCGGGAAGCGGCAAGTCGAGTCTGCTACGAACGATCGCCGGCTTCCTCGAGCCGCTCGACGGCGTGGTCCGCATCAACGGCGGGGTCGTCGCCGCGAGCGGCGTGAACATACCTCCCGAGCGTCGGCGGATCGGCTTCGTCTTCCAGCACTACGCGCTCTGGCCGCACATGACGGTCCGGGAGAACGTCGCCTATCCGTGGAAGACCCGCGGAGTCCGCACCGAGGAGCGCGCTCGGCGCGCGGAGCAGCTGCTCGCGCGGATGGGCCTCGACGGCTTCGGCGACCGCAGCCCGACAACGCTCTCTGGTGGTCAGCAGCAACGCGTCGCACTCGCGCGCGGGCTCGCCGGCGATCCCCGCTTATTGCTGCTCGACGAGCCCCTCTCGAGCGTCGATGCTGCGCGCCGCGACGAGCTGCAGACCCTGATCATCGATGCAGCCCGCGCGCAGCAGCTGACCACGGTGGTAACGACGCATGACCAACGGGAGGCGACGACGCTCGCCGATCGCGTGGTTGTGCTCAGTGCCGGCCGCATCGCGCAGTTCGCAACCCCCGTCGAGCTGTACCAGCACCCCGCCAACGCCTTCGTCGCGAGGTTCATGGGCGCGCTCAACGTCTTCGAAGCGACTGTGGTTGACCGAGGCAACGGGTGGTTGCGCGTCACGCTCCGAGACGGCGCCACGGAGGTGCTCGCCCATGCCGGAGCAGCGGGGTCCGAGGCTCACGACGAGACCTCCGTGGCGGGTGACCGTGTGGTCCTCGTCGCTCGGCCGGAGTCCATCCGACTCGTCGCCGCGGGTGCGGGTGACCAGGACGGCACCGTCGTGCGCTCTGCCCTCGTGGACGGACGAAGCGAGGTGCGCGTCGAGGTGGGAAGCGCTCTTCTGCACGTCTTCGAGACGGGGCTCCCGCAGCGCGAGACGGGTGAGCGTGCCGGTGTCGTGCTCGAGCACTGCCTCGTCCTTCGAGGTGAGGGCGCCCGCACTTCGGGCTGA
- a CDS encoding iron ABC transporter permease: MSDSLAGLSAERPALGERQLHRLKLGLLAVAALILVGYPLADLLRSALSGPGGGIGAWRAIAARPVVTALTHTVVVSALATMLAGALGVTMALLVARSDLPLRRWFGGAWVAPLIVPAYVTGVAWLDAYSRAGLSDDLAHVAVNWLSGPGGVVLLLALQGAPLIYLLVFAALRSARIGAFEEAARSAGRSPIGILLDITLPLAKSAIAGGMLLVFVSSAADFGIPAVLAIPAGFTTVTTVIYSDLSFAGGANAISSAGALSALLGVVAIALLIATSRANRGRAGAGPTSGHGATSRPLLALGRFRLVAAAGCAAFVVVTTAIPLGALFITSVSPGFRLVFAPVRWVGSSYASALSGQNLAALGRSALLAGSAAVIVALGGAFVALLLRRESRLASAAALLLSLPFALPGSVVAIAVLIAWQRWLYGSLLIILLAYVARFAVIGVRTSTATLGALSEDLVEAARVSGASQWRATRDVVMPALWPGIVTSFAITFLFAVHELTMSSLLYGPATKTFAVAVLDAEQAGEVALTAALAIVVTAITVIVAGAALAVRSSRRLVVADVGIEMPAWQP; encoded by the coding sequence TTGAGTGACTCGCTTGCTGGTCTGAGCGCGGAGCGACCGGCGCTCGGCGAACGCCAGCTCCATCGTCTGAAGCTCGGATTACTGGCCGTCGCGGCACTGATCCTCGTCGGCTATCCCCTCGCGGACCTCCTCCGCTCTGCCCTGTCTGGCCCCGGAGGGGGGATTGGCGCCTGGCGCGCGATCGCCGCGCGCCCGGTGGTGACCGCCCTCACCCACACCGTCGTCGTCTCGGCACTCGCGACGATGCTCGCCGGCGCCCTCGGGGTGACGATGGCGCTCCTCGTTGCGCGCAGTGACCTGCCGCTCCGAAGGTGGTTCGGCGGCGCATGGGTCGCGCCTCTCATCGTGCCTGCCTACGTGACCGGAGTCGCGTGGCTCGACGCGTATAGCCGGGCCGGCCTCTCAGACGATCTCGCCCACGTCGCAGTCAACTGGCTGAGCGGACCGGGTGGTGTCGTGCTTCTCCTCGCCCTGCAGGGAGCACCGCTCATCTATCTGCTTGTTTTCGCGGCGCTCCGTTCAGCACGTATCGGGGCGTTCGAGGAAGCGGCCCGCAGCGCTGGCCGCTCACCTATCGGGATCCTCCTCGACATCACCCTGCCGCTCGCGAAGAGCGCGATCGCGGGAGGGATGCTCCTCGTCTTCGTGAGCTCAGCCGCCGACTTCGGGATACCCGCCGTGCTCGCGATCCCGGCCGGCTTCACCACCGTGACGACCGTTATCTACTCCGACCTCAGCTTTGCGGGGGGAGCGAATGCGATCTCCTCGGCGGGCGCGCTCTCGGCCCTCCTCGGCGTGGTCGCGATCGCACTCCTCATCGCGACGAGTCGTGCGAACCGCGGCCGGGCCGGCGCGGGGCCGACCTCCGGCCACGGGGCCACCTCCCGGCCGCTCCTTGCGCTCGGGCGCTTCCGGTTGGTTGCCGCGGCGGGCTGCGCCGCATTCGTCGTCGTCACGACCGCCATCCCGCTCGGGGCGCTGTTCATCACCTCGGTCAGCCCGGGCTTTCGGCTCGTCTTCGCGCCCGTGCGATGGGTCGGCAGCTCCTACGCCTCGGCGCTTTCTGGACAGAATCTTGCTGCCCTCGGCCGCTCCGCGCTGCTGGCGGGGAGCGCCGCCGTCATCGTCGCGCTCGGCGGAGCCTTCGTAGCACTGCTCTTACGGCGGGAGTCACGCCTCGCGAGCGCAGCGGCGCTGCTGCTGTCGCTGCCGTTCGCGTTGCCCGGCTCCGTTGTCGCTATCGCCGTGCTGATCGCGTGGCAGCGCTGGCTGTACGGGTCGTTGTTGATCATCCTCCTCGCCTATGTGGCACGCTTCGCCGTGATCGGCGTACGGACCTCAACGGCGACGCTCGGCGCGCTCTCCGAAGATCTCGTGGAGGCAGCACGGGTGAGCGGTGCGTCCCAGTGGCGAGCGACTCGGGACGTCGTGATGCCCGCCCTGTGGCCGGGCATCGTGACGTCGTTCGCGATCACGTTCCTGTTCGCCGTCCACGAGCTCACGATGTCGTCCTTGCTCTACGGCCCCGCGACCAAGACCTTCGCCGTCGCGGTGCTCGATGCCGAGCAGGCCGGCGAGGTGGCGCTCACCGCCGCGCTGGCGATCGTCGTCACCGCGATCACCGTCATCGTCGCCGGTGCCGCGCTCGCTGTCCGCTCGAGTCGGCGCCTCGTCGTCGCGGACGTCGGCATCGAGATGCCGGCGTGGCAGCCGTGA